The DNA window CAGTCGCGTCGCCAACTCGGTCTCGGTGACGCGGTCACCTGCCTGAAGCGTCCCGGTGCGAATGTCATCCAACATTCGGGCATAAGCGATAGACGCCGATGAACTCTCTTTGCGCTGCGTGCTGCTCATGGCAGGGACCTTGGATTGACTCTATTGCATCCAGTTGTATACGACTGGATGCATAGCCGCCAGAACAATAATCCTGTTGGAGTGTCCATGTCCCCCCTGCCGCCGCGTTTGGTAACATTCTTGATCGCAGCCATTGGCGCCGCGGTATTCTGGCTCTTGCATCTGCCGCTGCCGTTTTTGTTTGGTCCGATGTGCACTTGCCTGATCGCCGCCTTGGCAGGCGTCGAGCTGAGGGGCGTCAAAGTTGTTTCTACATCGGCCAGAACAGTTCTGGGCATCGCGGTCGGCAGCGCCATCACTCTGGATCTGGTGATGAAACTGCCGGACATGGCAATCACGCTGACGATCATGGCCGTTTACATCGCCCTGATTGCGGTGATCGGGGTTCCCTTTTTCACCCGTCTGTGCGGCTTTGACCGGGTTACGGCCTATTTCAGCGCCATGCCGGGCGGGTTGCAGGACATGATCCTGTTCGGGCAAGAGGCAGGGGGCAACGTGCGCGCCCTGTCGCTGATCCATGTGACCCGCGTCCTGGTGATCGTCTCGATCGCGCCGTTCATCCTGACCGAAGTCTATGGCGTGTCCCTCAGCGGTGCCGTGGGGGAGCCGGTTGGCGATCTTCCACCTTTGCAACTGGCCCTGATGGTCATCCTTGCCATCGTGGGATGGAAAGGGGGCGAACGCATCGGCCTGTTTGGGGCCGCGATCCTGGGGCCGCTGATCCTGGCGGCGGGCGCGACGCTTTTGGGGCTGTTGGAACACCGCCCCCCGGCCGAGGCGATTTTTGTGGCCCAGTTTGTGATCGGCATGGGGTTGGGGGTGTCCTATACTGGTATCACCACTGCCGAGCTGCGCCGGATCGTTTTATCCGGCGCGGCCTTTGTTTTGTTGCTGGCGGTAATGGCCAAGGCGATCACCTATTTTGTGGTGCAGATGGGGCTGGCTGACCCGGTCGAGGCCTTTCTGGCGTTTTCGCCGGGGGGGCAGGCCGAGATGACGGTTCTGGCTCTGGCCGTGGGGGCGGACCTGGGATTTGTGGTCCTGCACCACCTGGTGCGCATGGTTGTTGTTATCGCCGGAGCCCCGGTTGCGGCACGCTATTTCCTGGATCAAAAAGAATGACAAAAACTGCGCAATTCCCTCTTGCACCTCGTCGTCGGCTTGGGTACATCCGCCCTCACGGGTGATTAGCTCAGTTGGTAGAGCGCTTCGTTTACACCGAAGATGTCGGGAGTTCGAGTCTCTCATCACCCACCATTTTCCCCACAATTTCAGATGGTTTGCAGGGGGTTCTGGCCGTC is part of the Falsiruegeria litorea R37 genome and encodes:
- a CDS encoding AbrB family transcriptional regulator, with the translated sequence MSPLPPRLVTFLIAAIGAAVFWLLHLPLPFLFGPMCTCLIAALAGVELRGVKVVSTSARTVLGIAVGSAITLDLVMKLPDMAITLTIMAVYIALIAVIGVPFFTRLCGFDRVTAYFSAMPGGLQDMILFGQEAGGNVRALSLIHVTRVLVIVSIAPFILTEVYGVSLSGAVGEPVGDLPPLQLALMVILAIVGWKGGERIGLFGAAILGPLILAAGATLLGLLEHRPPAEAIFVAQFVIGMGLGVSYTGITTAELRRIVLSGAAFVLLLAVMAKAITYFVVQMGLADPVEAFLAFSPGGQAEMTVLALAVGADLGFVVLHHLVRMVVVIAGAPVAARYFLDQKE